The following coding sequences are from one Paenibacillus sp. FSL R5-0912 window:
- the hutU gene encoding urocanate hydratase yields the protein MNMDEPRVCRAPRGNGLNTKGWVQEAALRMLMNNLDPEVAEHPEQLVVYGGIGKAARNWESYGAIVRSLKMLEDNETLLIQSGKPVAVFRTHRDAPRVLLANSNLVPAWANWSTFHELDQKGLMMYGQMTAGSWIYIGTQGIVQGTYETFAECARQHFGGSLQGTITLSAGLGGMGGAQPLAVTMNGGVFIGIDVDRTRIEKRIQSRYCDVLAETLDEALAQAEAARSAGRALSVGLLGNAAELLPVMITWGFVPDILTDQTSAHDPLNGYVPEGFTVDTAKLLRVQDPQEYVKLAKQSIARHVEAMLELKRRGAVTFDYGNNIRQVAYDEGVKQAFDFPGFVPAYIRPQFCEGKGPFRWVALSGDPEDIYKTDAAILKAFPDNEGLQRWITLAQAKISFQGLPARICWLGYGERAKFGRIINDMVAAGELSAPIVIGRDHLDAGSVASPNRETEAMRDGSDAVSDWPLLNALVNTAAGASWVSLHHGGGVGMGYSQHAGMVVVADGTKEAEARLERVLTSDPGMGVVRHADAGYPLAVETAKAQGIVIPMLIDPKGVK from the coding sequence AAGAGGCAACGGGCTGAACACCAAGGGCTGGGTGCAGGAAGCGGCGCTGCGCATGCTGATGAACAATCTCGATCCCGAGGTGGCGGAGCACCCGGAGCAATTGGTTGTCTATGGCGGAATCGGCAAGGCCGCGCGCAACTGGGAGAGCTATGGTGCTATTGTGCGCTCCCTTAAGATGCTCGAAGACAACGAAACCCTGCTGATTCAGTCCGGCAAGCCGGTTGCCGTCTTCCGCACCCATCGTGATGCCCCGCGCGTGCTGCTGGCGAATTCCAATCTGGTCCCAGCCTGGGCCAACTGGAGTACCTTCCATGAGCTGGATCAGAAGGGGCTGATGATGTACGGGCAGATGACGGCAGGCAGCTGGATTTATATCGGCACACAGGGAATTGTGCAGGGCACGTACGAGACCTTCGCGGAATGCGCCAGACAGCATTTCGGCGGTTCGCTGCAGGGGACGATCACACTTAGCGCGGGACTCGGCGGCATGGGAGGCGCGCAGCCGCTGGCTGTCACCATGAACGGCGGGGTATTCATCGGCATCGATGTGGACCGGACACGGATTGAGAAAAGAATCCAGTCCCGCTACTGCGATGTACTGGCCGAAACGCTGGATGAGGCGTTGGCTCAGGCTGAAGCGGCCCGAAGCGCCGGGCGGGCGCTCTCGGTTGGCCTGCTCGGCAATGCAGCGGAGCTGCTGCCGGTGATGATTACCTGGGGCTTCGTCCCGGATATTCTGACCGACCAGACCTCGGCCCATGATCCGCTGAACGGCTATGTGCCGGAAGGCTTCACGGTGGATACGGCTAAGCTGCTAAGAGTTCAGGACCCGCAGGAATACGTCAAATTGGCCAAACAGAGTATCGCCCGCCACGTCGAAGCGATGCTGGAGCTTAAGCGGAGGGGAGCGGTTACCTTCGACTACGGTAATAATATCCGCCAGGTGGCCTATGATGAAGGCGTGAAGCAGGCTTTTGACTTCCCGGGCTTCGTCCCGGCCTACATCCGCCCGCAATTCTGTGAAGGCAAAGGACCGTTCCGCTGGGTCGCCCTGTCGGGCGATCCTGAAGATATCTATAAGACGGATGCGGCTATTCTGAAGGCATTCCCGGATAACGAAGGGCTGCAGCGCTGGATTACTCTGGCGCAGGCGAAGATCTCGTTCCAGGGGCTGCCTGCACGGATTTGCTGGCTCGGCTACGGTGAACGGGCGAAGTTCGGGCGGATTATCAATGATATGGTGGCAGCCGGAGAGCTGTCTGCGCCGATTGTTATCGGCAGGGATCATCTCGACGCAGGCTCTGTCGCTTCCCCCAACCGGGAGACGGAAGCGATGCGTGACGGCAGTGATGCGGTGTCGGATTGGCCGCTGCTGAATGCACTGGTCAATACCGCTGCCGGCGCCAGCTGGGTATCACTGCACCACGGCGGAGGCGTCGGCATGGGCTATTCGCAGCATGCCGGAATGGTTGTGGTGGCGGATGGAACGAAGGAAGCGGAAGCACGGCTTGAACGGGTGCTGACCTCAGATCCGGGGATGGGCGTAGTCCGCCATGCGGATGCGGGTTATCCTCTGGCTGTGGAGACAGCCAAGGCGCAAGGCATTGTGATACCCATGCTGATTGACCCGAAAGGAGTCAAGTGA
- the hutI gene encoding imidazolonepropionase produces MIYIQNAAQIATLGGASNKPKTGKEMEELGLIEYGGIVIEDGIFTFVGSDEDARGYVKQHAGNKQVTVFSAEGKTVTPGLVDPHTHAVFAGSREFELNLRLQGAKYMDILNAGGGILYSTERTREATEEQLIAETVKRLDRFLAHGVTTIEAKSGYGLRLEDELKQLRAARRLDASHPVEVVSTFMGAHAVPVEYRGDADGYVRSVIEEMIPAVAREGLAEFCDVFCEEGVFTVEQSRDILEAGRSWGLKPKLHADEIVSCGGAELAAELGAVTADHLLHASEAGIQAMAENGVIAVLLPGTAFFLMAKPADARAMINAGVPVALSTDRNPGSSPTESLPFIMNLACLTMGMTPAEVLTACTINAAHALGRADRIGSIEVGKQADLVMFDAPNVLYLQYHYAVNLVDTVFKKGEAVIQNGRRVW; encoded by the coding sequence ATGATCTATATTCAGAACGCTGCCCAGATCGCGACGCTTGGCGGTGCCAGCAATAAGCCGAAGACAGGCAAGGAGATGGAGGAGCTTGGGCTAATCGAGTACGGGGGAATCGTGATCGAGGACGGTATCTTCACCTTCGTCGGCAGTGATGAGGATGCGCGCGGCTATGTGAAGCAGCATGCCGGGAATAAGCAGGTGACGGTGTTCTCAGCGGAAGGGAAGACCGTCACGCCGGGGCTGGTCGATCCCCATACCCATGCCGTTTTTGCCGGCTCCCGGGAGTTTGAGCTGAATCTGCGGCTGCAGGGCGCTAAATATATGGACATTCTAAATGCCGGAGGTGGAATCCTGTATTCCACCGAACGGACCCGGGAAGCTACGGAGGAGCAGCTGATCGCCGAAACCGTGAAGCGGCTGGACCGTTTCCTGGCGCATGGAGTAACCACCATCGAAGCCAAGAGCGGATACGGCTTGCGGCTGGAGGATGAGCTGAAGCAGCTGCGCGCGGCCCGCAGACTGGATGCTTCCCATCCGGTAGAGGTGGTGTCCACATTCATGGGAGCCCATGCCGTGCCGGTGGAATATCGCGGCGATGCAGATGGATATGTCCGCAGTGTAATTGAAGAGATGATTCCGGCTGTGGCCCGGGAGGGGCTGGCGGAGTTCTGTGATGTGTTCTGCGAAGAGGGAGTATTCACGGTGGAGCAGTCAAGGGACATTCTGGAGGCAGGCCGGAGCTGGGGGCTGAAGCCCAAGCTTCATGCCGATGAGATTGTCTCCTGCGGAGGAGCGGAGCTGGCCGCCGAGCTGGGGGCAGTGACAGCGGATCATCTGCTGCATGCTTCCGAAGCTGGCATACAGGCAATGGCGGAGAACGGGGTAATCGCCGTATTGCTTCCCGGCACAGCCTTCTTCCTGATGGCGAAGCCGGCCGATGCCCGGGCCATGATCAATGCCGGTGTGCCTGTCGCGCTGTCGACCGACCGCAATCCAGGCTCCTCCCCGACGGAATCGCTGCCGTTTATTATGAATCTGGCCTGCCTGACGATGGGCATGACTCCGGCGGAGGTGCTGACGGCCTGTACAATCAATGCGGCACATGCCCTTGGCCGGGCTGATAGGATCGGCAGTATTGAGGTTGGCAAACAGGCGGATCTGGTGATGTTCGATGCACCGAACGTTCTCTACCTTCAGTACCATTATGCGGTAAATCTGGTGGATACCGTGTTCAAGAAGGGTGAGGCAGTCATTCAGAACGGACGGAGGGTATGGTGA